One genomic region from Bacteroidales bacterium encodes:
- a CDS encoding FISUMP domain-containing protein: MNFKGIQPIIFAILVLLLSCEKPERDNPWDEKANIDPAAWAPQNLQVEDISPVEKKLYWTYDNKSIEGFKLDRKKGDEAWQIAYQTFPKEVRSWNDTEIIPDSSYTYSYRIYAFAGDHSSIKQSVSVSAEFVVPANLKITNNSITSITLSWQVIYSGDVGFIIERKYEGGNWELITTVTGNSVEDNNFALNTQVYYRVCGFFGSYTSNWSEENFDSSIPVPENFNIIPNSVTSVQLTWEYSHTGHDGFKIDRKVNAEAWVSIASVIAGQNDFADDGINLKNNSYSYRICSFHKSYSSQYKEKAIEFVCGFTLITDNRDGKQYETVQIGNQCWMKENLVYLPSVSPSFSGSVASPHYYVYGYEGTSVPTAKATSNYQTYGVLYNWQAASTACPSGWHLPTDDEWAVLTNYLGGESVAGGKMKETGMSHWNSPNEGATIAVVLQLCPVASAVLVGCSTIRAASATGGLRPGTMLPVPGTATCPTVTPRCTAATTVSRTAFRSDASRTIDFFFDYSTIFLLNSDRLYWFTVTFY; the protein is encoded by the coding sequence ATGAATTTTAAAGGCATTCAACCAATCATTTTCGCAATATTGGTGCTACTGCTTTCCTGCGAAAAACCTGAACGCGACAACCCCTGGGACGAAAAAGCCAATATTGATCCTGCTGCCTGGGCACCTCAAAACCTGCAAGTTGAGGACATTTCACCAGTTGAGAAAAAACTCTACTGGACTTATGACAATAAAAGCATTGAAGGCTTTAAACTTGATCGCAAAAAAGGCGATGAAGCATGGCAGATTGCATATCAAACGTTTCCTAAAGAAGTCCGAAGCTGGAATGATACGGAAATCATTCCCGATTCTTCATACACCTATTCTTATCGGATTTATGCTTTTGCAGGAGACCACAGCTCTATAAAACAATCTGTATCGGTGTCTGCTGAATTTGTAGTACCAGCCAATTTAAAAATAACTAACAACTCAATTACCTCCATAACCCTTTCCTGGCAGGTAATTTACAGTGGTGATGTTGGTTTTATAATTGAGCGGAAATACGAAGGCGGCAATTGGGAATTGATTACAACTGTTACTGGAAACAGCGTGGAAGATAATAATTTCGCCCTTAACACCCAGGTTTATTACCGGGTTTGTGGATTTTTTGGATCATACACCTCAAATTGGTCTGAAGAAAATTTTGATTCATCCATACCGGTACCTGAAAACTTTAATATTATTCCAAACTCCGTAACTTCAGTACAATTAACCTGGGAATACAGCCATACAGGCCATGATGGTTTTAAAATCGATCGCAAAGTGAATGCAGAAGCATGGGTAAGTATTGCAAGTGTCATTGCGGGACAAAATGATTTCGCCGATGACGGAATTAATTTAAAAAATAACAGTTATTCATATCGTATTTGTAGTTTTCATAAAAGTTACTCATCACAATATAAAGAAAAAGCAATTGAATTCGTCTGTGGATTCACATTAATTACAGACAACAGAGATGGCAAGCAATACGAAACTGTACAAATAGGGAATCAATGCTGGATGAAGGAAAATCTGGTTTATCTGCCCAGTGTAAGCCCTTCGTTTAGTGGATCAGTTGCGTCACCCCATTATTATGTTTATGGTTATGAGGGAACAAGTGTGCCGACAGCCAAGGCTACCAGTAACTATCAAACTTATGGTGTACTTTACAATTGGCAAGCAGCATCCACCGCATGTCCTTCAGGATGGCATTTACCAACAGATGATGAATGGGCAGTCTTAACAAATTATCTGGGTGGTGAAAGCGTAGCAGGCGGTAAAATGAAAGAAACCGGCATGTCCCATTGGAATAGCCCTAATGAAGGTGCAACAATAGCAGTGGTTTTACAGCTCTGCCCGGTGGCCTCCGCAGTATTAGTGGGTTGTTCGACTATCAGGGCAGCGTCGGCTACTGGTGGTCTTCGTCCGGGTACGATGCTTCCCGTGCCTGGTACCGCTACCTGTCCTACAGTAACGCCCAGGTGTACCGCAGCAACTACAGTAAGTCGCACGGCTTTTCGATCCGATGCCTCAAGGACAATTGATTTTTTTTTTGACTATTCGACTATTTTCCTGCTAAATTCTGATAGGCTATACTGGTTTACTGTTACTTTTTATTGA
- a CDS encoding tetratricopeptide repeat protein, with translation MKKFVVLLITVLAFSGVYAQPNNVVASFNYLNRGKLDKAKEAIDKAVEHQKTMTDAKTWFYYGNVYLSIQLTDEEEYKDLDPNPLDKAYEAYVKSIELDTKNEYVDQVRDRILVCSEQYFNNAVSDYNEKDYKKAAEAFAKSAMTRQEMGSIDTLSIFYAGQSAFLGEDYQNARKHMIQAKDLNYPEPAIYSILASVHKVEGDTAAAIMVINEGREVFPDDYALIIDAANLYLATGLSQEALDVLTLAIEKDKSNPSLFFAAGTIYDKMGNFEKARDLYQDAINVDADYFDANYNLGALYFNKAVEIITEAGNLPLNETAKYDKMMEEGKAMMQKALPYLEKADSIQESDQITLQTLKEIYTRLGMMDKVKGVNERLNN, from the coding sequence ATGAAAAAATTCGTAGTGTTATTAATTACAGTCCTTGCTTTTTCAGGAGTTTATGCCCAGCCAAACAACGTGGTTGCATCCTTTAACTACCTGAACCGGGGCAAACTCGACAAAGCAAAAGAGGCCATTGACAAAGCCGTTGAGCATCAAAAAACAATGACTGATGCTAAAACCTGGTTTTATTATGGCAATGTGTATTTATCGATACAACTGACCGATGAAGAAGAGTACAAAGATCTCGACCCAAATCCTTTGGATAAAGCCTATGAGGCGTATGTAAAATCCATTGAACTCGACACCAAGAACGAATATGTTGATCAGGTTAGAGACAGAATCCTGGTTTGTTCGGAGCAATATTTTAACAATGCTGTCTCCGATTACAACGAAAAGGATTACAAAAAAGCCGCCGAAGCTTTTGCGAAATCAGCAATGACGCGTCAGGAAATGGGTTCCATCGACACTTTGTCAATCTTTTATGCCGGGCAAAGCGCTTTTCTGGGTGAAGATTACCAGAATGCACGAAAACACATGATTCAGGCGAAGGATTTAAACTATCCCGAACCTGCCATCTACAGTATTTTGGCCAGTGTGCACAAAGTGGAAGGCGATACTGCCGCAGCCATTATGGTAATCAACGAAGGCCGCGAAGTATTTCCCGATGATTACGCTTTGATTATCGACGCTGCCAATCTTTACCTTGCCACAGGACTTAGTCAGGAGGCATTGGATGTTTTGACGCTGGCCATCGAAAAGGATAAATCCAACCCATCGCTGTTTTTCGCTGCCGGAACTATTTACGACAAAATGGGCAACTTTGAGAAGGCACGCGACCTTTACCAGGATGCTATTAACGTTGACGCCGATTATTTTGACGCCAACTACAACCTGGGTGCGCTTTACTTTAACAAAGCTGTCGAAATAATTACAGAAGCCGGAAACCTGCCGCTCAACGAAACAGCCAAATACGATAAGATGATGGAAGAAGGTAAGGCAATGATGCAGAAAGCTTTGCCATACCTCGAAAAAGCCGACTCTATACAGGAAAGCGATCAGATCACCCTGCAAACACTCAAGGAAATTTACACCCGCCTGGGCATGATGGATAAGGTGAAAGGGGTGAACGAACGCCTGAACAATTAA
- a CDS encoding PEGA domain-containing protein: protein MKYFHLFIFLLIANHLLADSLSVSGFREVPNDISAIQHQRLDANDKACSLIKINSDLDGLYFDSGVRIVGDIEKKSGEYWIYLSPGERRLSIWGADLLKYHFNFPVVIKPGVVYQMVVTRHGADGVGGLTTGFILLKSHPSHAKVWVEDEYMGYTPFTMETSSGYYEYRLEKEMFHSIEGDFTVKVNETETHEMILNPNFGSLSVKSSPRDGAKISLDGVPTNYSTPHTFDTLKSGSHTISLSLELYEPASREVSIKDGESTPMNFEMNPVFGNVHITTNLAADIYIDGERKASGAFDDILRKGVHTIEVKKDKHYSQTRKIDMKAGATETLTFTILPINGSLSIASDPPEAEIFIDGKSYGLTPKIIPEIIIGTSEITLKKANYATVKTTAEVKENERTTVNEDLSNFKEITITSNPSGASLYLNGKNEGTTSRKLTTNFGKNTIRLKRTGYNDFEDSFSVSEQQNTYNFTMVSDQKVMAQIDFDKYKKRKNIWLTATLATATTGAFFAYASDKAGKDYPTATTEATKLYDRMERNQIISYAAFGASGFCAIMTIINASKQSKAKKRMDISAVPLDGGAMLSLQISF from the coding sequence ATGAAATATTTCCACCTCTTTATTTTCCTTCTTATTGCCAACCACCTCCTGGCCGATTCGCTGAGTGTATCCGGCTTCAGGGAAGTTCCCAACGATATTTCAGCAATACAGCATCAGCGACTCGATGCCAACGACAAAGCTTGTTCGTTGATCAAAATAAATTCTGATCTTGACGGACTCTATTTTGATAGCGGAGTACGCATCGTGGGAGATATCGAAAAGAAATCCGGCGAATACTGGATTTATCTTTCTCCCGGAGAGCGCCGTCTGAGTATTTGGGGAGCTGATTTGTTAAAGTACCACTTCAATTTTCCGGTTGTAATAAAACCGGGTGTTGTTTATCAAATGGTGGTAACCCGCCATGGCGCAGATGGGGTAGGGGGGCTGACTACCGGATTTATCCTGCTGAAATCTCATCCATCCCATGCTAAGGTTTGGGTTGAGGATGAGTACATGGGCTACACTCCTTTTACCATGGAAACCTCAAGTGGATATTACGAATACCGCCTCGAAAAAGAGATGTTTCATTCCATAGAAGGAGACTTTACCGTAAAAGTGAATGAAACGGAAACGCACGAAATGATTCTTAATCCAAACTTCGGTTCACTTTCCGTTAAGAGCAGCCCGCGCGATGGCGCAAAAATATCCCTGGATGGTGTTCCTACAAATTATTCTACCCCGCATACTTTCGATACTTTGAAAAGCGGCAGCCACACCATTTCGCTTTCGCTTGAACTTTACGAACCCGCGAGCCGCGAAGTTTCCATAAAGGATGGGGAAAGCACTCCGATGAATTTTGAAATGAATCCTGTGTTTGGAAACGTGCACATCACCACCAACCTTGCGGCAGATATTTACATCGATGGAGAGCGAAAAGCATCCGGCGCTTTCGATGATATTCTGCGCAAAGGCGTGCATACCATCGAGGTAAAAAAGGACAAGCATTACAGCCAGACACGAAAAATTGATATGAAAGCCGGAGCCACCGAAACATTGACTTTTACAATATTGCCCATCAATGGCAGCCTCTCCATAGCTTCCGACCCGCCCGAAGCTGAAATTTTTATTGATGGAAAATCTTACGGCCTAACGCCGAAGATTATTCCTGAAATAATTATCGGCACGTCCGAGATTACGCTTAAAAAGGCAAACTATGCCACCGTAAAAACTACCGCGGAGGTGAAAGAAAACGAACGCACCACAGTGAATGAGGACCTCAGTAATTTTAAAGAGATCACCATCACAAGCAATCCATCCGGAGCCAGCCTTTATTTGAATGGAAAAAACGAAGGAACAACAAGCAGAAAGTTAACCACCAACTTTGGCAAGAACACCATCCGGCTGAAGAGAACCGGTTACAACGATTTTGAGGATTCCTTCTCCGTTTCCGAGCAACAAAATACATACAACTTCACGATGGTGTCCGATCAGAAGGTAATGGCGCAGATAGATTTTGACAAATACAAAAAGCGGAAAAACATTTGGCTCACCGCAACTTTGGCAACAGCCACTACTGGTGCGTTTTTCGCTTACGCTTCCGATAAGGCCGGTAAAGACTACCCAACCGCTACTACTGAAGCAACCAAACTCTACGACCGGATGGAGCGAAATCAGATCATTTCTTATGCTGCCTTTGGTGCAAGTGGTTTTTGCGCCATCATGACCATCATCAATGCTTCCAAACAAAGCAAGGCAAAGAAAAGAATGGATATTTCGGCTGTGCCACTTGATGGCGGCGCAATGCTGAGTTTGCAAATAAGTTTTTAA
- a CDS encoding nucleoside recognition domain-containing protein gives MVLNYIWVAFFLIAFVTGLVKLLVFGDAQVFPEMVGSTFEMAKLGFEISLGLTGVMTLWLGLMKVGERGGVVAIMARWVGPLFRKLFPDIPPDHPATGSILMNIAANMLGLDNAATPLGLKAMDELQSINPQRDTASNPMIMFLVLNTSGLTLIPISIMVYRAQLGAADPSDVFLPILLATFFSTMAGILAVSFFQKLNLFNKVVLGYLGGFTLLVAAIIWYFTIIPQGRVELISSVASNFILFSIIVSFIGLALYRRVNVYETFIEGAKDGFKISIKIIPYLVAILVAIGVFRASGAMSWLIDGIGWLAGAAGLNTDFVPALPTAFMKPLSGAGARGMMVDAMNTFGADSFVGRLASTFQGSTDTTFYILAVYFGSVSIRKTRYAVTCGLIADFAGIVAAIFIAYLFFY, from the coding sequence ATGGTACTCAACTACATTTGGGTTGCATTTTTTCTGATTGCCTTTGTTACAGGACTGGTCAAGCTGCTGGTTTTTGGCGATGCGCAGGTTTTTCCGGAAATGGTTGGCAGCACTTTCGAGATGGCAAAGCTGGGGTTTGAGATTTCGCTCGGCCTTACCGGAGTGATGACGCTGTGGCTGGGACTGATGAAAGTTGGCGAACGCGGCGGCGTAGTAGCAATTATGGCGCGATGGGTTGGCCCGCTGTTCCGCAAATTATTTCCCGACATTCCGCCCGATCATCCCGCCACAGGTTCCATTCTTATGAATATTGCAGCCAATATGCTGGGGCTCGACAATGCTGCCACGCCCCTCGGCCTGAAAGCGATGGATGAGTTACAAAGCATCAATCCGCAGCGTGACACGGCCTCCAATCCCATGATCATGTTTTTGGTGCTCAACACTTCGGGGCTTACGCTTATCCCTATCAGCATCATGGTGTATCGTGCGCAGCTTGGCGCCGCCGACCCATCAGATGTTTTCCTGCCCATTCTGCTGGCCACCTTTTTCTCGACCATGGCCGGCATACTTGCGGTGTCCTTTTTTCAAAAACTTAATTTATTCAATAAAGTAGTGCTGGGTTACCTGGGCGGTTTCACGCTGCTGGTGGCTGCTATCATCTGGTATTTTACCATCATCCCACAGGGCCGGGTGGAGCTTATCTCTTCGGTGGCAAGCAATTTCATCCTGTTTTCTATCATCGTTTCGTTTATCGGACTTGCGCTTTACCGGCGTGTAAATGTGTACGAAACTTTCATCGAAGGTGCCAAAGATGGTTTTAAGATTTCTATTAAAATCATTCCTTATCTGGTAGCCATTCTGGTGGCTATCGGCGTATTCCGGGCTTCGGGAGCTATGTCGTGGCTGATTGATGGAATAGGCTGGCTGGCAGGAGCAGCCGGTCTCAACACCGACTTTGTGCCGGCATTGCCCACGGCTTTTATGAAACCTCTGAGCGGCGCCGGCGCGCGCGGCATGATGGTGGACGCCATGAATACCTTTGGCGCCGACTCTTTTGTAGGGCGCCTGGCCTCTACTTTCCAAGGCTCCACCGACACCACCTTTTATATTCTGGCTGTTTATTTTGGTTCGGTAAGCATCCGCAAGACCCGCTACGCCGTAACCTGCGGCCTCATTGCTGACTTTGCCGGAATCGTTGCCGCCATCTTTATTGCCTATCTATTTTTTTATTGA
- a CDS encoding T9SS type A sorting domain-containing protein, which translates to MKKFYFFLFALFAISVANAQGCLPQGITFTTQAQIDNFQTDYPGCTEIEGDVTITDYSSGAISNLNGLSVLTSIGKTLRIFRNDILMNLSGLDNLTTIGENLDIDLNHSLTSLSGLDNLTFVGGDFGITFNNALTNLIALNKLTSLGGYLLIDVNKALISLSGLDNLVSIGGELRISWNPLLTSLSGLSNLTTVGNDITIEYNAALTSLTGLNNLISIGRNLNIGATETLTSLMALGNLASIGGSLDINTNLSLTSLAGLDNLTSVGNSISIRSTSILTSIAALDNLTSIGGGLFLAYNNSLNSLTGLDNLTSIGGNLRIGLNDALTNLTGLEGLTSIGGNLWMEQNFVLTSIAALDNLTSIGGTIRISDNSVLTSLTGLGNIAANSIEGLTIIANDSLSTCEVQSICAYLGSPNSTVEIWGNLTGCNNQQEVIEACAHAAVESTTIGEGFSTYPNPTTGLIIISQPENSAQSHLSIINLSGQEVLQQTITKPTTSIDITSLPQGAYFVRIQNEKIVTVEKFIKQ; encoded by the coding sequence ATGAAAAAATTCTACTTCTTTTTGTTTGCCCTATTTGCAATAAGCGTCGCAAATGCCCAAGGCTGCCTGCCCCAAGGTATCACCTTCACCACACAAGCACAGATTGATAATTTCCAAACCGATTATCCGGGATGTACGGAAATCGAGGGAGACGTTACAATAACAGATTATTCGAGTGGTGCTATTTCTAATCTTAACGGATTAAGTGTTTTAACTTCCATTGGGAAAACTCTTAGAATTTTTCGTAACGATATCCTGATGAATTTATCTGGGCTGGACAACCTCACTACTATCGGGGAAAATCTTGATATTGATCTTAACCACTCCCTGACCAGTTTATCGGGGCTGGACAACCTAACTTTCGTTGGAGGGGACTTTGGTATTACTTTCAATAATGCCCTGACCAATTTAATAGCGCTGAATAAACTGACTTCCTTAGGAGGTTATCTTTTGATTGATGTTAACAAAGCCCTGATCAGTTTATCGGGGCTGGATAACCTGGTTTCCATTGGAGGAGAACTTAGAATTAGTTGGAACCCTCTCCTGACCAGTTTATCGGGGCTGAGTAACCTGACAACCGTCGGGAATGATATTACTATTGAGTATAACGCTGCACTGACCAGCCTAACGGGATTGAATAACCTGATTTCCATTGGGAGAAATCTTAATATTGGTGCCACCGAAACCCTGACCAGTTTAATGGCACTGGGTAACCTCGCTTCCATTGGTGGGAGTCTTGATATTAACACTAACCTTTCCCTGACCAGTTTAGCTGGGTTGGATAACCTGACTTCCGTTGGTAATAGTATTTCTATTCGATCTACCTCTATTCTGACCAGTATAGCGGCGCTGGACAACCTGACTTCGATTGGAGGAGGTCTTTTTCTTGCTTATAACAATTCCCTCAACAGTTTAACAGGGCTGGATAACCTCACTTCCATCGGGGGGAATCTTAGGATTGGCCTTAACGATGCACTGACCAATTTAACGGGGCTTGAAGGTTTAACTTCCATCGGAGGGAATCTTTGGATGGAGCAAAACTTTGTTCTGACCAGTATAGCGGCGCTGGATAACCTCACTTCCATCGGGGGGACGATTAGGATTAGTGATAACTCTGTTCTGACCAGTTTAACGGGCCTGGGTAATATTGCAGCAAATTCCATAGAGGGATTAACAATTATCGCTAATGATTCTTTATCAACCTGTGAAGTACAAAGTATTTGTGCTTACCTGGGCAGTCCCAATAGTACCGTCGAAATTTGGGGCAACCTCACTGGCTGCAATAACCAACAGGAAGTGATAGAGGCTTGTGCACATGCAGCAGTAGAAAGTACCACCATTGGTGAGGGATTTAGCACTTATCCCAACCCCACCACAGGGCTTATCATTATTTCACAGCCCGAAAATTCAGCACAAAGTCATCTTTCCATCATAAACCTCAGCGGACAGGAAGTGTTGCAACAAACCATTACGAAACCAACAACCAGTATCGACATCACCTCGCTGCCACAAGGCGCTTATTTCGTGCGGATTCAAAATGAGAAAATCGTGACGGTGGAGAAATTTATAAAACAATAG